A region of the Columba livia isolate bColLiv1 breed racing homer chromosome 15, bColLiv1.pat.W.v2, whole genome shotgun sequence genome:
AGGCGTTCATTGCCAGCCGCAAAACCCATGCGGTTCTCCTAATTATCTCCCAGGTGATGGCTTGACATGATTGCAAATGAGTGttgagacagaagaaaataaagcttgttgttgtttgtttgttttccccatccTTGTTTTTGACTTTGAAGGTTCCGGACGAGTATTTCACCATTTTACTGGACTATCTGCAAGGGCTTCAAGGCAGCGCGCGAGACCTCACCGTGCAGAAAGCCGAAGCTTTTATGAAGGGATTGGATGGTTCCGATGCACAAGACCCAAAGCTGTTGGCGAAGTGCGAGCGCATACGACaagttctgcagctgctgtcctGAGAGTGGTTTTGTGTCCTGGTGGCGGGTGGAGAGAAAGATAACATGTTGTACACAGAGACTATAAGTTGGTTGTAAAGACATATTTTACAATAAGAATCCTGATAGTGAATGTTCACATTTTATactcataatttttttccaattgcAAATATTTATCATGTTTTGAGgtgatgaaataaaaataaccaatCTGGTCCATCGACATGCCATTAAAAGCAGCCTCACTGCGtatctttagaaaaataaacctcTCTTTCTTGTTAGTTTTTCTCCCCCTCCGCCTGTAATTACTGTTAGATAAGAGCTTTGCAGTTCTTAATAAGAAGAGCAAAGGAACCAACAAAAGGCGTTGGAGGGTGTTTGACAGTGGCAGCGTTGAAATGAGCGTGCAGTGGAGCGCGTGCTCAGCCAGCTGCAATCTAGCACTTTCGGCTTCAGAAATCTGTCACTCGGATTTGGGAAAGATCATTTTCAGTCTGTTGAACACGGGTTCTATAACTCGGTTGCTTATTAGTACTTCACATGGCGATCCTGAGATACCGTCAGCTTTGTTAGGTTCCCTTTCATATTTTGAAGTTTGCAAATGCATTATGGCAATTGTTTAGATATTCGGATAATGCACAGATGGGAACAGATTAAATCCGTTGACTATATGTAGTGAAATAGTCTCACTGTGCCTAAACTTCCCCTGTGCTGCAGCATTTTGTATCAAGCCTGCCAACATTGcgttttcatctttctcttgtAATTGGCACACGAAAGAGTTAATTGTGTTCCTCCGCTTTGACATGGGACATTTGTCTCCTGTGAACGTGCTGAAAATGAGTCTTTCAAGTAAAAACCAAGGACATTAATTACTCGAAAGTTGGGTGATTGGCTTATTTAATAACACTTGTATTCAGATAGCGTTCTTGACCTGATTCTTTAATGTTTCTGCAAACATTGTTCATACTTTATTAATAACAACTATATGAAACGTGTAGTGTTTTAGAAGAGTGGCCGTCTTTGGGAATTACGGCTTTAATTTGGATGGGTGAAGGAGGGAGCATCTATGGATATGCAGGCCTCGTTTTTCAATAAGAAGCATTTGAGTGGATTCGACAGCCTTCACAGCCGTGGATTACCACAAATCTTTACAAGTATGAAATATATTACTAGTAACAAATAACGTATGCTTTCTGACTTCTTCAAGATGATGTTTTCAGCCAAAAAAGAGACTAGAGACCAGCACGCGCTGCTCCTGTGACGGAGTTTAACCCAGCGGTGAGCAGAACTCTGCAGCCATGGCCGGTCTCTCCATTGAGCTGCTGATGGTTCCTCACCATGGAGCGACGGTCGATGCAGAGGATGCAACCAGTGTCAGAGCCTTCCTGAGGCCCAAAGGAGTGATACCGACATGCAGTGAACGTGTATGAGATCATTGCATCTTATCTTTTGTGTCTGAGAATATGCAGCTGGGAAAAACTACTGAGCAGAAGctgatacttttttctttccatcaggAAAAATACTCATTTCTCAGGGGTgaagttttcagtgttttctctggGGTTTTTGTGTGACTTTACGATTGCACTTTGGGtgtcagagaagaaactgtgttCTCCCTCAAGATACTTGAAAATTGCCACTTTTGGTTTCTGTCACGCAAAACCGCGGGTCCTCACTGTGCACTCAGTATAGCTCGTAGCTTAAAAGCACGAGCACATCGCAACTATATTTTGAACAAGACTTGTAAAAAAGATCATCAAGGTAAGGTCCAGGCCAAAAGACGTGAATTGATTTCAACAGATTTGGCAAGATTTGCCTTTTTTGGACCTCGCTTCTGACCACGTGCAAATCTCGACAAATCTGTGAGAAGGGAGACTCTGTAGATCAAGAATGTCGTGTTTCTTTTTATATCTGTTAATATTAAAAGCACATAAGGCCTGCCAATCTGGAGTCCATGTGAACAGTAACGTTGGGAGGCTCTCACCAGTGCAGTAACACGTCCCAGCGAGTCGGGTCCTGCTCCGCGCTCCcaaagctgcagctccagctctccCTGCGGCGCCGATCGCTGGGTGAAGGACGTCGGGCTCTGGCCTCTGCTTCTTGCAGCTAAAACGTAAGGTAATTGTTGCTGTGGTTGTGTTTggtagagaaagaaaagtatgaAAAGTATGTTCTGCCACGTGTGCCTTGGTGTGCGGCATCGTCAGTGGTGTCTGGAAATTGGGTAAAAGGCTCGTAAAACTTCCCCTTTGCATTGGTGCTGTGTATGTCTTGGTTTTCAAAGCTCAATAGGAAGTGTTTTAAGTGTTGTCTTATACTTGATGTCATAGTGCGTTTTTACTTTGCCCCGTTTCTTAAGGAATCTTCAGCTGGTTGGCAAGCAGGTCATCTTCAGTGGCCCATGAAATGCAAAACATGCACGTTTTTGAGAGACACGTATTGCTGGGCCCGTTTTAAAGACAAGATTGTGGGGACCCAGGCAGCTCACCCAACACAGCGTGCAAATGCAGTAACAGCTCTGGCAGTCAAATGCTGTCTTTTCCATATGCTGGCCAGCAGGCCAGCTTCTGCTTCCTGCTCAGCCCGGGGCTTTAATCTAGAGATTTACATTGCGTGATGGTTAAGTATAGCAAGATTTCCTCCgtcatgtattttaaatgatgTCTTTTAAATTGTGGAGTGTATAATCAGTTATTGAATTCCTGTAGGTGGTCGAAGCTGTACAGGAAAACACATTCAGGCACTTTGTTCACTTTGTCATTTGGTCACGTAGAATTTGTAAATCTCAGCAGCAGCGTGTAGCTCAGACAGACAAATGGACACAGATAGGACAGAGTTGTATCTGTGCATCCGTTTAAATCACTCTACCGTGTTAATAAAAGCTGCATCCAAGGCTGGAAGTACCAGTGTGTGCAGACTGACAAATTACATCTTCGTCTGCCTACCCTAATTGTCTTCTAGTCGAGTTAATCTGTATTGTGTAGCTCTGGCTGGAGGAATTCGTATCCTGAGAGAATGCTGAAGTCAGGACTTCTGGGCAAAATAAAGGCACGTTAATTACTTAGAATTGCTTAAAGCTGGAACTCTGCCTCTAATGGAAGTACTAATTACTCAAAATTTGACAATGTACAAAGTTCCTTTTAATCTGGCTGATGCTTGCTGTGCATTGTGTATCGTCTTGGTTCTGCGCTGTCTGCCCacagttttaatttattatcaCTGTTGTAAAATTACGGGGTAAATGAATTCTCTGTTGTTAGTTGGAAGGGGTGTGCGGCACTTACTGAACGTGTAGGTTATTCCCTCTCACTGCAGAACAGCTCGGCTGTGTTTCTGGTCATTTTAGAGCAGGGCGACTCCTGACTCATCTCCATCATTTCCAATAGCTCTGAAATACATTGCTTTGAGCTTGGGGATTTATTCTTTTAAACTTCTGCCACTAAGGCCGAGTAACGGAAGTTAAAATCTACTCACATTTCTGCAAATCAGTGTCAGAGATTTAAGTTGCAAAACCAAGCGCTTTGAAAATTAGAAAACATAAGGATGGCAATTGTGTAAGTTTAATTGTACTCCTTCACGTGTATGTAGTGCGATGTGACCCCTCATTATGTCGTTGTGTTGGGAATAACTGATAA
Encoded here:
- the C15H7orf50 gene encoding uncharacterized protein C7orf50 homolog isoform X5, with the translated sequence MREAGMAVKKVVPKKQSAPELALAYLTSWSEKPKEWKFQKTRQTWLLLHMYEKEKVPDEYFTILLDYLQGLQGSARDLTVQKAEAFMKGLDGSDAQDPKLLAKCERIRQVLQLLS
- the C15H7orf50 gene encoding uncharacterized protein C7orf50 homolog isoform X6, translated to MYEKEKVPDEYFTILLDYLQGLQGSARDLTVQKAEAFMKGLDGSDAQDPKLLAKCERIRQVLQLLS